GGCATGACCTGGCAGCAGGTGGGGAATGTCATGTCTAATAAACTGCTACAGATGTCTACACCTTTATTGGCATTTATCAATACCCTAGCAAAAAATTGGAGTATTTTAGAACCTATTGTAGTAGGCGTACTTGGTGCTCTGGCATTGTATAAAGGGGCGGTACTAGCATCAGCGGCAGCAACAGCATTTGCTAGTTTTCATACTGCCCTACTTAACATATTGACTGGAGGAACATCTTTGCGGGTGGCACTTGCCAATTGGGCTTTAAAAAAACAAGCGGTGGCGACAACAGAGGCGGCTGTGGCTCAATGGGGCCTTAACGCAGCGTTACTGGCCTCTCCCCTTACCTGGATTGTCGGTATATTACTCGTGGTAATAGTAACACTTTATGCAGTAGTAGCGTGGATTAACAAAACAAAAGATACAACTATCTCAGCTACAGGACTAATTGTGGGGGCCTTCTTTGCTTTAGGTGCTATTATTTATAACATAATTGTCGGAGTTATTAATGCGATTATGCAGATCGCATGGACTCGCTTTGCTGAACCATGGATTGGAATAATAGAGTGGGTATTAAATGTGTTTAATGGCGGATTTAACAGCTTTGGAGACGCCGTTAAAAACCTACTTGGAAATATTATTTCTTGGTTTTTATCTCTTGGGAAAGTGGCTACTAAGATTATAGACGCTATTTTTGGAACAAATTGGACAGAAGGTCTTAATGCCTTGCAAGACAAAGTTCTTAAGTGGGGAAAAAATGATAAGGCAATCACTTTGAACCGGACTGCACCGACTATAAACTCCCGATTAGGCGTAAAGAATTCATTTAACACAGGCTATGGTATGGGAGAAAATGGTGGAGATGTGCTCAAAGGTATGTTTGATCCTAGGGCACTTGATAATTTTAATCCAAATGGTGAGGAAACTGCTGCTAATGTGGCAGGCATCGCAGGCAACACCGGCAGTATGGCCGATTCCATGTCTGTCTCTGAGGAAGACATGACTTATCTGCGAGACATTGCAGAGCGGGAAGCCATCAACCGCTTCACTACGGCGGAAATCAAAGTAGAGATGGCCAACAGTTTCGGTGACGTTCGAGAGACCGCTGATGTAGACGGTATCATCAGTTATCTGGCATATAAAATAGAGGAACAGATGGCCGTATCCGCGGAAGGGGTGTATATATAATGGCTTATGAAATGCGTTTAAACGGAATGCTGCTGCCGGTGACCCCGGAGAAATTGCAGCGAAAAGTTAAAAACCAAAATGAGACGGTTACCTTGATTGATGGAAGCGAGGTAAATTTGCTAAAAGCTCCTGGACTAATGGAGATTGAGTTAGAGGCTTTGCTGCCGCAGACAATGTATCCTTTTGCTATATATCCCGATGGATTCCAACCTGCCGAATACTACCTGGATGAACTAAAACGGCTCAAGGATGACAAAAAGGCATTTACGTTCACTGTGACTAGAGAGAGCCCTTCAGGGCAGAAGCTGTTTTATACCGAAATGGAAGTCTCCTTAGAGGATTACACTATAGCGGAATCTGCCGACAACGGGCAAGATGTAATGGTGTCCATAACGCTGAAAGAATATAGGCCTTATGGCACAAAGCGGCCTCCTGTAGTTTCTGTCGACCCTCAGGGTGTTACGACTATTTCCGTCGTAGAATCTCGTCCAGCTAAAGAACCTGCGGCATCTTACACGGTAAAAGCCGGGGATAAACTGTGGGATATATGTAAAGTCCACCTGGGCGATGGGAGGCGGTATTCAGAAATTGCCAAATTAAATGGTATCTCTAACCCCAATTTAATTTTCGCAGGGCAGGTGATTCGTCTTGGCTGACATTCGGCTTTATATAACAAATAACGGAATTATTTATGAACCAGTTGTGGAAGGGGAGATCACGTGGGAAACCGAGCGGTTTGGATCCCCTGGGATACTGTCCTTTACGGTACTGAAAGATTCTGTTATCAATTTCCAGGAGGGCAATTTGGTGCAGTTATATGTAGGCGATGTGAAAACCTTTTATGGCTTTGTTTTTACCAAAAAGAGGTCTACGAGTAAAGCAGGCGCCATCAATGTGACAGCTTACGACCAACTGCGATATTTGAAGAATAAAGATGCCTATATTTATCCAGAGGCTATGACGGCTACTCAATTGATAAGGGCCTTGGCACATACTTATCGGCTTCAAGCTGGGGAGCTGGAAGATACGGGGTTCATCATTCCCAGAAGAGTGGAAAGTAACCAGACCCTCTTTGACACGATACAGACGGCGCTGGATGAAACATTGATGAGCACTAGACAGCTCCATGTGCTTTACGACGACTTCGGTAAGCTGACTCTGCGAAATCTTGAAACCATGAAGCTGCCAATTCTTATCGCTCCGGGAACGGCAAGTGATTTCGATTATTCCACCAGCATCGATTCTGGCACCTACAATCAAGTTAAGCTTTATTACGATAATCAAGATACACACAAAAGAGAGGGTATGGTCGACTTTGATCCAGTGAATATTGAAAAATGGGGTGTCCTGCAGCTGTGTGAGAGCGTTCAAAACAAGGGCAGTATCCAACAGAAAGTGAAAGATTTGTTAAAGTTTTACAACATGAAGACTCGCAGCTTGTCTGTGAAGAAAGCGTTTGGTGACATTCGAGTTCGAGGAGGTTCTGGGGTAATGGTAAGTCTGAACCTGGGAGATATCAAAGTCAACACGTACATGCTGGTGGAGAAGGTTAAACACACTATAACGGAAGAAAGCCATTTTATGGACCTGACATTGAGAGGATGTGATGCATATGTCTAATTTAGTGCAATTGATTAAAAAAGCCTCCCTGGAAGCAGGAGAGGCGGCCGGACCTATGACCGCAGGCTTTGGTAAGGTGGTCTCGGAGAGACCCTTGAAAATTCAAATTGATCAGAAAATCACATTGGATGGGGAATTCCTTCTGGTGCCAGAGAGTTTGACGGATCATCAGGTGAACATGGTCGTAGATCATCAGACTCAGCCTTCTGGAGGCTTTAGCCATGGCCATAGCGTGACTACAGATGGAGGAAGCGGCAGTGCTTCCCCTCATTCCCAGTCCAACCATGCCCACGAGTACAGCGGAACAAAGAGCTTTACGGTGCTAAATGGCTTGCGGACAGGAGACAAGGTTATTTTGCTCCGGGTCCAGGGGGGGCAAAAATATATTGTACTGGATAGAGAGGGGAGCGTATGATACCACAAATTGATACAGACCTGCAAAATGCTTTTGAACTGGCAGAGAGACAACCAAGCCGAACGTATCGGTTAGATCTGAAAAGTGGGCGAATCTTCGGCACGGTTGACCAGTTGGAAGCCATGAAACAGGCCATATATAAAATTTTGAACACGGAGCGCTACCAGTATGCAATCTATAGCTGGAATTACGGTGCAGAGTTGGCAGCCCTTATAGGTCAGCCAGCTACCTATGTCATGGCTCTGATAAACAGGCGAATTACCGAAGCTTTGACTCAAGATGATCGCATTACCGAAGTAGATAATTTCTCCTTTGTTCGAGATAAAAAGACGATTCAGGTATCCTTTACCGTTCATACCATATACGGTCGAATTGATGCCGAGAAAGAGGTGAACATCTAATGTATGAACAGATGACTTATGAATTGCTGCTACAGCGTATGCTGGACAGAGTGCCCTCTGATGTGGATAAGAGGGAAGGGAGCATCATTTATGATGCATTGGCTCCAGCGGCTGTAGAATTGCAAAATATGTATATTCAGCTGGAAGCTGTACTTAATGAGGGGTTTGCAGATACTCAGAGCCGGTCCTATTTGATTCGTAGAGCAGGGGAACGAGGGATTGTACCAGAAGCAGCGACCTTTGCCGTGCTCCGGGGGGTATTTAATAAAGATATTCCAATTGGCTCCCGTTTTAGTTTAGGAATCCTGACCTATACTGCCATAGAAAAAATGGCTGATGGCTCTTTTAAACTACAATGTGAGACAGCAGGTCAGGCCGGAAACCAGTTGGAAACATTGATTCCCATCGACTATATTGCTGATTTAACTAGAGCAGAAGCGACAGAGATTTTGGTTCCTGGGGAAGATGAAGAGACAACAGAAAAGCTGCGGGCCCGATATTATGCAAACTTGGATTCTAAATCCTTTGGAGGTAATATCCAGGATTACAAGGAAAAAGTCAACGCTTTGTCTGGAATAGGCGGGGTAAAGGTTTATCCCGTTTGGAATGGCGGGGGCACAGTCCGCCTGACAGTAATCAGTTCGGCTTATGAATCCCCCTCCAGTGTACTGGTAGATGAAGTGCAGGAGGCAGTGGATCCGGTGGGCCATACCGGAGAAGGGTATGGCCTTGCTCCCATCGGCCATCGAGTGACGGTGGGCGGAGTGAAGGAGACAGAGGTCCATATTTCTACCCATATCGTCTATCAAGAGGGCTGGAATTGGGAAGACGTAAAGGATTACGTTTTGTCAGCAATTGACCGCTATTTTATGGAGCTGGCTGGTCAGTGGTCAGAGGAAAAGAATCTGATTGTTCGAATCAGTCAGATTGAGACTAGGCTGCTAAATGTACCGGGAATCATTGATATAGCCGATACTACCATAAACGAACTTACTCAAAACCTAATCTTGGACAGCGACTGCATACCAAAGCGGGGTGATGTGATTGGATAGAAGAATCAACTTGATTGCTTATTTGCCGGAGATACTCCAGGACATAAGAGAATTTAAGACTGTAGCCGAAACAGAAAATTTAGAACTAAAACAGCTGCAAGCTGCACTGAACGCGGCATTAAATGATCTCTTTGTGGAGTCCAGCACGGAATACGGCGTAGCTCGCTGGGAAAAGATTTTGAAAATCAGTCCGAAGGGCACGAATTCCCTGGCAGAGCGGAAGTTTCGAATCCTAGCCAGATTGAATGAGCAGCTGCCATACAGCTACCGGATGCTGGCTCGGCAGTTGGCTACCTTATGCGGAGAAGAGGGGTACAGTCTAAAAGAAAATATTGAGACCTATCAGCTGATTGTCCGGGTAGCCTTGGCGGCTAAGAGCAACTTTGATGATGTACAAAAGCTTTTGGAACGGGTAGTTCCCTGCAATGTGGCTGTTGATTTGAGCCTGATTTATAACCAGTATCAAGTTTTAGAAGCATTTACCTATGGCCAACTGGAAGCTTATACCTATGAGCAAATGAGAGAGGAGCCTCTGAATGGGAATAAATTTAACGGATAATTACAAGTTAAAAAAGCCGGAAAAGAATGAGTTCTTTAATGTACAGCATCAAAATGACAACATGGATGTCATTGATGGGCAGTTGAAAGAAAATACAGAAGCGGTTTTAAAGAAGGTAGATCGCATCCAAGGCAAGGGACTGAGCACAGAAGACTTTACCACCGCTGAGAAGAACAAATTGGCGGGGGTGCCAACCAATGCTGGAGAAATGAAGATTTCTGAGGCGGTTAGGACGCTGTATGGGCTGACGGCGGCAGAAGGGAATGTGGATAAGGCGCTGAAAAAAATACCACCTAAAATGGAGGTGATACAGAGATTTACAACTTCACAGCTTTTTTTGATACCCTCAACTGTTACTAAAATTGATTTATACATGGTAGGCGGCGGACAAAATGGCGGGGACGGCGGGGAGGATACTAAAGGTTCATCAGGAAGCATAGCTTATGGTGGAAAAGGTGGTGATGGAGGGGCTATTTTGTATTTAACGAATCTTGTAGTAACCCCTAATACCACTGTAGCTATTGTAATCGGACAAGCAGGGTCTCCAAGCAGTTTTGATAAGTTCTCAACCGATGATTCTAGTTTTTTCTTCTCGAATCCGAATACACCTTCAACAAGTCTGTCCACTTTGTCAACGTACCCTAAAAACGTATTGGGTTTAAGGTGTTGCCCATTTGACGGTAAAATCTATGGAATTCCAGGAGCACCAGGGGGGTTTGCTAAATGGTACACTAAAACATATGGCGCTGGAAGTAATATAAGCTTATTCGGATTAAATAAAGTTGGCGGCAGTGGGACAATTGTCGCTGGAAAAGACCATACAAGCGGCGGAGGCGGTGCAAGTTACGAGAATAATGGTGGAAATGGATCAGAAATAAAAGGCGGCGATGGGGGAAATGCATCTCCAAACACTGGTCACGGCGGAGGCGGAGGCGGAGGCGCTACTGGTGGGGATAAATACGACGGAACTTTGTCAGGTCTAGGAGGAGTAGGTGGAAGCGGCATAGTAATAGTTAGATATTATAAATAAGGAGGTATATCATGGGAATATGTTTAATTAACAAATATACAGATATTTGTGAACGTATTGTAATATTTACAGATATGTCAGTGGCAGAAGAAATGTTTGGAGACACCTATATTTTAACGGAACAAGTGACCGGTTTCAATATAGGTGATATCTATCAAGATGGAACTTGGAGTAAGGTAGAGGTCTACCCAGAGGAAAAAGAAGCCAACAAAGAAGAGGATACGCTTATTATGATGATAGATCAGGAGTACAGAATAACCAAGTTAGAACTTGGAATATATGGAGAAAGAGGTGAAAATTCATATGATTTACAGAACCATAAAAAGAATGATCGAAAAGGGTTTAGCAGATGGTTTGGAAGAAAAGCTTGATGTTTTTTACGCTGCTGGAAAATTAACGGCAGAGGAATATGCCGAACTAACAGAACTTCTGAAATAAAATTTAGAGCTAAAAAACAGTTATATGTAAGAAGAACAGAAAGGAGGAACAGATAATATGGGAATAAATTTGACAGATAACTATGGGTTAAAAAAACCAGAAAAAAATGAATTTTTTGACGTACAACACCAGAACGACAACATGGACAGAATTGACGAACAAATGAAAAATAACGCTAATGCGATGTTAAAGAAGAACGGCAGTATACAAATGGACGGGCCGCTGAAGACCGTTGGTTCCACAACTACTATTCCAGCTAGTCAGATTGAAATGGGGAAGAATGCAATAATGACAAGGGACGGCAAGGTGGTATATCTTGCTGTAAATTGTTATCACGATGGAACAGACTGGAGGTATAAAGGTAATGGTAAAGCCCTGGTAGTTACGTTTGGGGTAGAATATGATTTTCCTATTATGAATGTTGCCGATATCGGTACCAAAGATGCCGTTATCAGTTTCCGTTACGTTAATATGCTTACCAACGAGACTGGGCTGCCTCTAACTGGTGGTACAGTAGCAGGTGATATTACGATTGACAAAAAGGGTGCATTGGGCAAAACTCTAATCATGAAAAATTCCGATGCCACCATTGATTATGGAACCCAGATTTACGACCATAATCAAGCAAATAGTTACGCAGCCCTTGTTTTAAATGCTAATTTGGAGTTGAATTCTAAAGCGGTGTTGTATGTAAGTGGAACCACATATAACCTATATGGGACACATAACATAATAGTTTCAACCATTTCTCCAAGCTCTGCACTTAACGACGGTGCGCAGCACCAAGTATATTGAGGTAAATGACTATGACAATATATAGAGGCGTAGGCGGTGTAAACCGTGAAATTAAACAGCAATTCAGAGGAGTAGGTGGAGTTAACCGTGAGATTAAAGAACAGTATCGTGGGGGTGGTGGGGTTAATCGGAAGGTCTTCAACGCTAAATCAGCGGTGGCCCTGTATTGGCAAGGTGACGAATGTAAAGAGATTACTGGTGGATGGGCAGCCTATTATGGAAAACCTTTTACTTTTACAAAGTTGACAGATCGAATGCATATAGAAAAAACTAGCTATGCCACCGGTAGCAGAGTGTGCACAGTCGGCACAGTTAATGTAACAGAGTTCAATAAACTTAAATGCACAGCTATTATAACACTTGCAGATCGTGTAGGGAACATAGGTTGTGGGATTCCTTCTGACCGAAATGGCGATGGATCAACGATAATTGTAGAGCATAAAATTCAAGGTACCAATTATGCTCTAGGTGATACTATAAATTTTGAGGTGAATATATCAGCCTATACAGGGTACCGGGCCATATGTTTTGGGCTTTTTGCAGCTGGTATGGATGTTTATAAAATATGGTTAGAATAGGGAGGAATAATTATGAAAATTAAATTAAACGACAACACACGATTAAATGTAATACTTGTAAATGGCAAGTCTACATATTTCCAAGGAGCAAACCGGGACAGCCTAGAGTTTGTTTTTAAGAAAGGGGACTACCCTTTTGACGAACTGGACGCACTGTTTGCTGATTCAGAAAAAGTAAAAAAAATTATCATACAATCTGACACGACTGCTACCGAGGCAGAAGGGAAGCCAGTGGAAACCCCAACGGAGCATATCTATGATGACTATTCCCTGAGGGTGGGCATGAAAATGGAGCCTGTAGTACTTTCTCCGGCTACGTCTACCACGCCAGAAATCACGGAAGAACGGGTCATGATTACCATGGCACAGCTGACGTTGATTGAAAGAAAGCTATCGGATATCGGGTTGTTATAACCAAAATCAAATAAAAAGGACAAGTCTCTGACGTGTACGAAGACTTGTCCTCTATCATAACATATAAATAGGGACCTTTGGGCCCCTGGTTTAAAAGGAGGGAAGCTACCATGCAGCTACAACATTTACCCTATACGCCGCTGCGCATCACATCTGGCTTCGGCCCTCGAAAAACGAACATTGCCGGAGCATCCACCTACCATCTAGGGGTGGACTTAGGTACGGATAAAAGCAAGCCTTATACGGCAACAGATGGAGGACCGGTTACCGCTGTCTTGCCCGGAACGGTTATAAGCAACTATTATAATGTTATCCGAGGCTGGGTGCTGCTGATTGATCATGGCACCATAGACGGTCAAAATATCAAGACCTTGTATCAGCATTTAAGACAGTCCGGCAGGCCTGTAGGGACTAAGGTTCTGGCAGGAGAAGTGATTGCCAACATGGGCAATACTGGCGTGGGCGCCCAGCTCCATTTGCACTTTGAGTTGCGGGTTAATAACACTTGCGTAGACCCAGAGCCGTATTTGAAAAACATCAAGGAGGTAAAAAACATGGGAAATATAACATTAGATCAAGCAAAGAAAATAGTAAAAGAAAAGGTGGGCGTGGATGACAACACGATTCAGTATCTGCTTTTCTATAAATACGGTGAAACGCTAATCAAAAAAATTGCTGTAGCTGTTCAGTAGGCAGTCTTATGAGTACAGAATTTTGGATTGGATTACTCATTAGCCTAGTGATCTACGGGGTGTCCTTTGGCACTTTTTACGGTACGGTTATGACAAAGTTGAATATACTGGAAAAGAAGCAGGATATTCACAACGGACTAATGGAGCGAATGGTAGTAGTGGAGCAGTCCACAAAATCCGCCCACCATCGTATAGATGAAATCAAGGAGGCATGTGAATTATGACGATTAATTGGAAGTTACGTTTGAAGAACAAGACCACGCTGTTGTCGCTGCTGGCCTGCCTGGCGGCTTTTGCTTATCAGGTAATGGGCATCTTAGGCATCACGGCGCCTATTTCTGAAGAGCAAGTGACCCAGGTCTTCGGCCTGATTGTCAATCTGCTGGGAGCTATAGGTATATTGGTGGATCCAACCACCACCGGCGTGTCCGATAGTCCTCGGGCACTGGCCTATCGAGAACCGAATTAAAAATTATAGCCGCTCTGGGAATACCAGGGCGGCTGTTTGACTGGAGATGGAACTATGAGACATGGTTCCATTTCTTTTTTGAATATCACCAATCCTGATACTATTTTTTCGGGTTGAAAAGAAACCGATAAAACGGTATAATTTTGTCAACAGAAGCAACGTTTTTCGGTTAAATTGAGGGCCTGTGGAATGTATGAAATTTTATGCTATTTTATCATATACAGCTTTTTAGGCTGGTGTACGGAAGTGGCTTATGCTGCGGTGAATTCGGGAAAATTTATTAACAGGGGCTTTTT
The genomic region above belongs to Aminipila butyrica and contains:
- a CDS encoding tape measure protein, which encodes MTTINASIQMTQNMSAAMQSIHGSTNSAISSFASLQSAISQANIQMEIAVDKQEDFQKETAGSIKGMTLLKNAMSGLGVSLDIQKVLQLSDAMAQTKARLSLMNKDESSTGELQSKIFDSANRSGNSYANTANAVTDLGLNAGDSFQSNDAVIAFVEQVNKQLALGGTAADQQSNAMAQLSQAMAGGVLQGEALNTVLDAAPGIGRSIEESMGWAEGSIRSYAEQGAVTSQVVRDSMFAMQGATNAAFNDMGMTWQQVGNVMSNKLLQMSTPLLAFINTLAKNWSILEPIVVGVLGALALYKGAVLASAAATAFASFHTALLNILTGGTSLRVALANWALKKQAVATTEAAVAQWGLNAALLASPLTWIVGILLVVIVTLYAVVAWINKTKDTTISATGLIVGAFFALGAIIYNIIVGVINAIMQIAWTRFAEPWIGIIEWVLNVFNGGFNSFGDAVKNLLGNIISWFLSLGKVATKIIDAIFGTNWTEGLNALQDKVLKWGKNDKAITLNRTAPTINSRLGVKNSFNTGYGMGENGGDVLKGMFDPRALDNFNPNGEETAANVAGIAGNTGSMADSMSVSEEDMTYLRDIAEREAINRFTTAEIKVEMANSFGDVRETADVDGIISYLAYKIEEQMAVSAEGVYI
- a CDS encoding LysM peptidoglycan-binding domain-containing protein, producing MAYEMRLNGMLLPVTPEKLQRKVKNQNETVTLIDGSEVNLLKAPGLMEIELEALLPQTMYPFAIYPDGFQPAEYYLDELKRLKDDKKAFTFTVTRESPSGQKLFYTEMEVSLEDYTIAESADNGQDVMVSITLKEYRPYGTKRPPVVSVDPQGVTTISVVESRPAKEPAASYTVKAGDKLWDICKVHLGDGRRYSEIAKLNGISNPNLIFAGQVIRLG
- a CDS encoding XkdQ/YqbQ family protein; translation: MADIRLYITNNGIIYEPVVEGEITWETERFGSPGILSFTVLKDSVINFQEGNLVQLYVGDVKTFYGFVFTKKRSTSKAGAINVTAYDQLRYLKNKDAYIYPEAMTATQLIRALAHTYRLQAGELEDTGFIIPRRVESNQTLFDTIQTALDETLMSTRQLHVLYDDFGKLTLRNLETMKLPILIAPGTASDFDYSTSIDSGTYNQVKLYYDNQDTHKREGMVDFDPVNIEKWGVLQLCESVQNKGSIQQKVKDLLKFYNMKTRSLSVKKAFGDIRVRGGSGVMVSLNLGDIKVNTYMLVEKVKHTITEESHFMDLTLRGCDAYV
- a CDS encoding DUF2577 domain-containing protein, which encodes MSNLVQLIKKASLEAGEAAGPMTAGFGKVVSERPLKIQIDQKITLDGEFLLVPESLTDHQVNMVVDHQTQPSGGFSHGHSVTTDGGSGSASPHSQSNHAHEYSGTKSFTVLNGLRTGDKVILLRVQGGQKYIVLDREGSV
- a CDS encoding DUF2634 domain-containing protein; translation: MIPQIDTDLQNAFELAERQPSRTYRLDLKSGRIFGTVDQLEAMKQAIYKILNTERYQYAIYSWNYGAELAALIGQPATYVMALINRRITEALTQDDRITEVDNFSFVRDKKTIQVSFTVHTIYGRIDAEKEVNI
- a CDS encoding baseplate J/gp47 family protein, whose amino-acid sequence is MYEQMTYELLLQRMLDRVPSDVDKREGSIIYDALAPAAVELQNMYIQLEAVLNEGFADTQSRSYLIRRAGERGIVPEAATFAVLRGVFNKDIPIGSRFSLGILTYTAIEKMADGSFKLQCETAGQAGNQLETLIPIDYIADLTRAEATEILVPGEDEETTEKLRARYYANLDSKSFGGNIQDYKEKVNALSGIGGVKVYPVWNGGGTVRLTVISSAYESPSSVLVDEVQEAVDPVGHTGEGYGLAPIGHRVTVGGVKETEVHISTHIVYQEGWNWEDVKDYVLSAIDRYFMELAGQWSEEKNLIVRISQIETRLLNVPGIIDIADTTINELTQNLILDSDCIPKRGDVIG
- a CDS encoding YmfQ family protein; translation: MDRRINLIAYLPEILQDIREFKTVAETENLELKQLQAALNAALNDLFVESSTEYGVARWEKILKISPKGTNSLAERKFRILARLNEQLPYSYRMLARQLATLCGEEGYSLKENIETYQLIVRVALAAKSNFDDVQKLLERVVPCNVAVDLSLIYNQYQVLEAFTYGQLEAYTYEQMREEPLNGNKFNG
- a CDS encoding glycine-rich domain-containing protein; amino-acid sequence: MGINLTDNYKLKKPEKNEFFNVQHQNDNMDVIDGQLKENTEAVLKKVDRIQGKGLSTEDFTTAEKNKLAGVPTNAGEMKISEAVRTLYGLTAAEGNVDKALKKIPPKMEVIQRFTTSQLFLIPSTVTKIDLYMVGGGQNGGDGGEDTKGSSGSIAYGGKGGDGGAILYLTNLVVTPNTTVAIVIGQAGSPSSFDKFSTDDSSFFFSNPNTPSTSLSTLSTYPKNVLGLRCCPFDGKIYGIPGAPGGFAKWYTKTYGAGSNISLFGLNKVGGSGTIVAGKDHTSGGGGASYENNGGNGSEIKGGDGGNASPNTGHGGGGGGGATGGDKYDGTLSGLGGVGGSGIVIVRYYK
- a CDS encoding M23 family metallopeptidase, whose product is MQLQHLPYTPLRITSGFGPRKTNIAGASTYHLGVDLGTDKSKPYTATDGGPVTAVLPGTVISNYYNVIRGWVLLIDHGTIDGQNIKTLYQHLRQSGRPVGTKVLAGEVIANMGNTGVGAQLHLHFELRVNNTCVDPEPYLKNIKEVKNMGNITLDQAKKIVKEKVGVDDNTIQYLLFYKYGETLIKKIAVAVQ
- a CDS encoding phage holin, with translation MTINWKLRLKNKTTLLSLLACLAAFAYQVMGILGITAPISEEQVTQVFGLIVNLLGAIGILVDPTTTGVSDSPRALAYREPN